The Sinomicrobium kalidii genome contains a region encoding:
- a CDS encoding site-specific DNA-methyltransferase has protein sequence MPTLHWIGKDKVINHHQDVPYKILEKRYTYCNGIETKNATSDNKIIHGDNLEALKSLLPEYEGKIKCIYIDPPYNTGNEGWVYNDNVSHPKLKKWLGEVVGKEGEDLSRHDKWLCMIYPRLKLLHKLLADDGVIFISIDDNEYQHLKLICDEIFSRKNFITTFTWRTDGNFDNQAKIKINHEYILCYSKRAGYFEFPELIDLNVEETSKLFNNKIINTIVKNGPKNPISKIKLPIGFKTNFKSGIIKKREDSFPFFHSDAIVDDYKLQNNVIVESGWSSKRIFELFLANNLEPVIDTKGQLTKFYLTENGAIESEKTREKQSHVISSLMNMGSTQNMSNELKTMGFSFSFPKPVTLIKYLISVFNSKDFYILDSFAGSGTTAHAVLNLNKEDGGNRKFILVEMEDYANTITAERIKRVIDGYGKDKKNVEGTGGDFDYYELGAPLFLNNELLNEEVGIERIQEYVWYSETRSPYEPQEEHYLLGAYNGTAYYFYYERDRLTTLDDSFLRVIKTKAEQYIIYADNCLLDDRLMDKYHIIFKKIPRDISRF, from the coding sequence ATGCCTACACTACACTGGATAGGAAAAGACAAGGTTATAAATCATCATCAAGATGTACCATATAAAATTCTTGAGAAAAGATACACATACTGCAATGGAATAGAAACCAAAAACGCCACAAGTGACAACAAAATAATACACGGAGATAATCTTGAAGCCTTAAAAAGTCTATTGCCTGAGTATGAAGGTAAAATTAAGTGTATTTATATAGACCCTCCTTACAATACCGGGAATGAAGGTTGGGTATATAATGATAATGTAAGCCATCCCAAACTGAAAAAATGGTTAGGTGAAGTAGTAGGTAAAGAGGGAGAGGATTTAAGCAGGCATGATAAATGGCTATGTATGATATACCCTAGGCTTAAATTATTGCATAAACTATTAGCAGATGATGGTGTCATTTTCATAAGTATTGATGACAATGAATATCAACATCTAAAATTAATTTGTGATGAAATTTTTAGTAGAAAGAATTTCATTACAACCTTTACATGGAGGACAGATGGTAACTTTGATAATCAGGCTAAAATTAAAATAAATCATGAGTATATTTTATGTTATAGCAAAAGAGCAGGGTATTTTGAATTTCCGGAACTAATTGATTTGAATGTTGAAGAGACAAGTAAATTATTCAATAATAAAATTATAAATACAATAGTTAAAAATGGCCCTAAAAATCCAATAAGTAAAATTAAATTACCTATTGGTTTTAAAACGAATTTTAAAAGTGGGATCATAAAAAAAAGAGAAGATTCTTTTCCTTTTTTCCATAGTGATGCCATAGTAGATGATTATAAGCTACAAAATAATGTTATTGTTGAAAGTGGATGGAGTTCTAAAAGAATTTTTGAACTCTTTTTGGCAAACAACTTAGAACCAGTAATAGATACCAAAGGACAATTGACTAAATTCTATTTGACTGAGAATGGAGCGATAGAAAGTGAGAAAACTAGAGAAAAACAAAGTCATGTTATTAGTTCATTGATGAATATGGGAAGTACTCAAAATATGAGTAATGAACTTAAAACTATGGGGTTCTCTTTCTCATTTCCAAAACCAGTTACTTTAATAAAGTATCTAATCTCAGTATTTAATAGTAAAGATTTTTATATTCTTGATTCTTTTGCTGGATCTGGAACCACTGCACATGCTGTACTAAATCTTAATAAAGAAGACGGGGGTAACAGAAAATTCATCTTAGTAGAAATGGAAGACTATGCCAATACCATTACTGCTGAAAGAATAAAAAGAGTAATAGATGGTTATGGTAAAGACAAAAAAAATGTAGAAGGTACAGGAGGAGATTTTGATTACTATGAGTTAGGGGCTCCTCTATTTTTAAATAATGAACTTTTAAATGAAGAAGTAGGCATTGAAAGAATACAGGAATATGTATGGTATAGTGAAACCAGAAGTCCTTACGAACCTCAAGAAGAACATTATCTTTTAGGAGCCTATAACGGCACTGCTTACTATTTCTATTATGAAAGAGATAGGCTTACTACCCTTGATGATAGTTTTTTAAGAGTCATAAAAACCAAAGCAGAACAATATATAATCTATGCAGATAATTGTTTGTTAGATGATAGGCTAATGGACAAGTATCACATTATCTTTAAGAAGATACCAAGAGATATAAGTAGATTTTAA
- a CDS encoding DEAD/DEAH box helicase, producing MELKPYQKQVIKDLESYLENLQIHQSPAKAFNAYWEDKIGEYTINLDGTTTGMRPYKDNIPGAIHVAAKVPTAGGKTFIACNALHTINKYFNQGNPKAVVWLVPWSNLLQQTIKNLSDLSHPYREKLNSLFNGRVEVYEKEDLLQGTNFNPTSVTEQLNIFVFNFSSLRINSQKKEDRKVFQENGALEPFKDVIINEDLILPHTDETALINVIRSLNPVVIVDESHNAESDLSVEMLNNLNPSLVLDLTATPKENSNIISFVNAMALKKEHMVKLPVVVYNHHRKEEVISSALQLQRQLELLAREEEKETGRYIRPIILFQAQSNIKGKNNTTFQKIKEQLIKLKIPEEQVKIKVSGIDELKDIDLMAKDCPVRYIITINALKEGWDCPNAYILASLADKSSPVEVEQILGRVLRQPYVTKHKNQLLNLSFVLTASSKFNETLDSIVKGLQDSGFSKEDYYAEEQPEEKKTIDEVLQEELFGTDDDTIKPDDDFDLDAVDFNPSDELSIEDINQQNPIINHITEKAKVEGDAFEEKVKEVDMDDVSNYLSQVMNKQPKKYAIDSQFKDVAGNIKLPQFFKKVDENELHDNILFEELGTNETFLNKNSLLDGFLLSNQDSKIDFDESSADIYKVDFDESKRTTAVKKLSQRAKNILLDNILSKPKESQISDVSSMIVSKLGDMTPISEQELKKYVSRVFDNLNTEQVRDIVDNDFIYIRKIKDKINSLTQIYAKERFQILLDANEIIVKDNFTFSDTIMPLYPSTPISKSLYEREEKMNNYEQDMILEIASLENIEFWHRNLERGKGFYLNGFSSNHYPDFILYTKKGNIILLETKGDVYDNDDSRDKNRLGKIWAQKAGDNYKYFMVFQSKDVPDTYTAKSIIEVLKKL from the coding sequence ATGGAATTAAAACCATATCAAAAACAAGTTATAAAGGATTTAGAAAGCTATTTAGAGAATCTACAAATCCATCAATCCCCAGCCAAAGCCTTCAATGCCTATTGGGAAGATAAAATTGGAGAATATACCATCAATCTTGATGGCACTACTACAGGAATGAGACCTTATAAGGATAACATTCCTGGAGCCATACACGTAGCAGCTAAAGTTCCTACCGCTGGTGGAAAAACCTTTATAGCCTGTAATGCCCTACATACTATAAATAAATATTTTAATCAAGGAAACCCGAAAGCTGTGGTATGGTTAGTACCTTGGTCTAACCTCTTACAGCAAACAATTAAAAATCTTTCAGACTTGAGCCACCCATACAGAGAAAAGCTAAACAGTCTCTTCAATGGCAGGGTTGAAGTTTATGAAAAAGAGGATTTGCTCCAGGGGACTAATTTTAACCCAACCTCTGTAACAGAACAACTCAACATTTTTGTTTTCAATTTTAGCAGTCTAAGGATCAATTCCCAAAAAAAAGAGGATAGGAAAGTATTTCAAGAAAATGGAGCATTAGAACCTTTTAAAGATGTAATTATTAATGAAGATTTGATATTACCTCATACAGATGAAACTGCTTTAATTAATGTGATTAGGAGTTTAAATCCTGTGGTTATTGTTGATGAAAGCCACAACGCAGAAAGTGATTTAAGTGTAGAGATGCTTAATAACTTGAATCCTTCCTTAGTTTTAGACCTTACTGCAACCCCAAAAGAGAATAGTAATATAATCAGTTTTGTAAATGCTATGGCTCTTAAAAAAGAGCACATGGTAAAACTACCTGTAGTGGTTTATAATCACCACAGAAAAGAAGAAGTTATTAGTAGCGCTTTACAATTACAAAGACAACTGGAACTTCTAGCCAGAGAGGAAGAAAAAGAAACCGGCAGATATATTAGACCAATCATTTTGTTTCAAGCCCAATCCAATATAAAGGGTAAGAACAATACTACTTTTCAAAAGATAAAAGAGCAGTTAATCAAACTTAAAATCCCAGAGGAACAAGTAAAAATCAAGGTTAGTGGAATAGATGAGCTTAAAGACATAGATCTTATGGCTAAAGATTGTCCTGTAAGGTATATTATTACCATCAATGCCTTAAAGGAAGGTTGGGATTGTCCTAATGCCTATATCCTTGCATCCCTAGCAGATAAATCTTCTCCTGTGGAAGTAGAGCAGATTTTAGGAAGAGTGTTGAGGCAACCTTATGTTACTAAGCACAAAAATCAATTATTAAATCTATCTTTTGTTTTAACAGCTTCATCCAAGTTCAATGAAACATTGGACAGCATTGTTAAGGGATTACAGGATTCCGGGTTTAGTAAAGAAGATTATTATGCAGAAGAACAACCGGAAGAGAAAAAAACTATTGATGAAGTGCTACAGGAAGAGTTATTTGGAACTGATGATGACACCATAAAGCCTGATGATGATTTTGATTTAGATGCTGTGGATTTTAATCCTTCAGATGAATTGAGTATAGAAGATATAAACCAACAAAATCCAATAATCAACCATATTACAGAAAAAGCTAAAGTTGAAGGTGATGCTTTTGAAGAAAAAGTGAAAGAAGTGGATATGGATGACGTTTCTAATTATTTATCTCAGGTTATGAACAAACAACCCAAAAAGTATGCTATTGATAGTCAGTTTAAGGATGTCGCAGGCAACATTAAGTTACCACAGTTCTTTAAAAAAGTAGATGAAAATGAATTGCATGATAATATCTTATTTGAAGAATTGGGAACCAATGAAACCTTCTTGAATAAAAATAGTTTATTAGATGGTTTTTTATTGTCTAACCAGGACTCAAAAATAGATTTTGACGAAAGTTCAGCAGATATTTACAAAGTAGATTTTGATGAAAGCAAAAGGACTACTGCTGTTAAAAAACTATCCCAAAGGGCAAAAAACATACTCCTTGACAATATCCTATCCAAACCAAAGGAAAGTCAGATTTCTGATGTGAGTAGTATGATTGTGTCCAAATTGGGTGATATGACACCTATTTCTGAACAAGAGTTAAAAAAGTATGTGAGTAGGGTTTTTGACAACCTGAACACTGAACAAGTTAGGGATATAGTGGATAATGATTTTATCTACATTAGAAAAATCAAAGATAAGATTAATAGCTTAACCCAGATTTATGCTAAAGAAAGATTTCAAATACTGCTGGATGCTAATGAAATTATAGTTAAGGACAACTTCACTTTTTCTGATACTATCATGCCTCTTTACCCAAGTACTCCTATATCCAAATCACTCTATGAAAGAGAGGAAAAAATGAACAATTATGAACAGGATATGATACTAGAAATAGCTTCATTAGAAAATATTGAGTTCTGGCATAGGAACCTTGAAAGAGGAAAAGGCTTTTATTTAAATGGCTTTAGCTCTAACCATTATCCTGATTTTATCCTCTATACCAAAAAAGGTAATATCATTTTATTAGAAACTAAAGGTGATGTATATGATAATGATGATAGTAGGGATAAAAACAGGTTGGGTAAAATATGGGCACAGAAAGCTGGAGATAACTATAAATATTTTATGGTGTTTCAATCTAAGGATGTGCCTGACACCTATACAGCTAAAAGTATAATAGAGGTGTTGAAGAAATTGTAG
- a CDS encoding Abi family protein has product MGNIATNTIQQLEKLNSRGMDVDYSDEKVKEILLDIGYYRLGFYWNPFEINGNYQFREGTKLSDVVKLYYLDVDLRNLLIKYINRIEINFRTKLVYYVSNKHKYSPTWFIHPDIMFNSFISSFDQHYSDEFKRNNKPIKLHHNKYINDKYAPAWKTLEFFTFGVVLKIFKSLKDNDIQERISKCYEIRNLKKFINLFETIVYIRNVCSHGGVLFDLNTPKGISILPGINFNDNNRHSLDSTIKIILFILGKISESRKTELETRIKELFESHKDNEVLKSIIENKIGYEFE; this is encoded by the coding sequence ATGGGGAATATAGCAACAAATACTATTCAACAACTTGAAAAGCTGAATTCAAGAGGTATGGATGTTGATTACTCGGATGAAAAAGTCAAGGAGATTTTATTAGACATTGGATACTATAGATTGGGGTTTTATTGGAATCCCTTTGAAATCAATGGTAATTATCAATTTAGAGAGGGAACAAAATTATCTGATGTGGTAAAGCTGTATTATTTGGATGTTGACTTAAGAAACTTACTTATCAAATATATCAATAGAATTGAAATTAATTTTAGAACCAAACTTGTGTATTATGTATCGAATAAACATAAATATTCCCCCACTTGGTTTATTCACCCTGATATAATGTTCAATTCGTTTATATCATCATTTGATCAACACTATTCTGATGAGTTCAAAAGAAATAATAAACCAATTAAATTGCATCATAACAAGTATATAAATGATAAATATGCGCCAGCATGGAAGACATTAGAATTTTTTACTTTTGGTGTGGTTCTTAAGATATTCAAGTCGTTGAAAGATAATGATATACAAGAAAGGATTTCTAAATGTTATGAAATAAGAAACCTTAAAAAATTTATTAATCTTTTTGAAACAATTGTTTACATTAGAAATGTATGTTCTCATGGTGGAGTTTTATTTGATTTAAATACACCAAAGGGAATATCTATTTTACCTGGTATTAATTTTAATGACAATAATAGGCACTCACTAGACTCTACTATCAAAATTATTCTGTTCATTTTAGGAAAGATTTCAGAAAGTAGGAAAACAGAACTTGAAACAAGGATAAAGGAACTATTTGAAAGCCATAAAGATAATGAGGTACTTAAATCAATTATAGAAAATAAAATTGGATATGAATTTGAATAA
- a CDS encoding DUF2971 domain-containing protein has protein sequence MLTNKMLVYKYRAGSEETFRRDLFALEKNFFWGANLKTLNDPCEALLTLDKFEKQRDSLQWLFGEKFKENFVPVEKALNGFISLKEKIGVFSLSKRYDDELLWAHYSNSHKGFCIEYDLNLLKNGYKKNKTYSFPIKYSNTPPEVDLLKDIASIKSEKLIQKLLGFKSKRWSYEEEYRIITDFFGEFFYHPSALKSIYFGVRMPDTLKDEMVNRLKGRQIKYYQLTQQRNSYRFNRKLIEDVSNSEVSFMKQYTFSDRDKTKTVNIELIERDYYEIIKRGDVVIKLDMTIPKKQILELSKYLHENLFFKAERVLIQIYQKKQKNQGVTWATANLADKKWNININEFVFQDI, from the coding sequence ATGTTAACGAATAAAATGTTGGTATACAAATATAGAGCAGGAAGCGAGGAAACATTCAGGAGGGATTTATTTGCCCTTGAAAAAAATTTTTTCTGGGGTGCTAATTTAAAAACACTCAATGACCCTTGTGAGGCATTATTAACCTTAGACAAATTTGAAAAACAAAGAGATTCTCTTCAATGGCTTTTTGGAGAAAAATTTAAAGAAAATTTTGTGCCGGTTGAAAAAGCCCTCAATGGTTTTATCTCTCTTAAAGAAAAGATAGGGGTTTTTTCATTATCCAAAAGATATGATGATGAACTTCTTTGGGCTCACTATAGTAATTCTCATAAAGGATTTTGTATTGAATATGACCTGAATCTCTTAAAGAATGGATATAAGAAGAATAAAACCTATTCTTTTCCCATTAAATATTCTAACACTCCTCCGGAAGTAGACCTTCTAAAAGACATAGCTAGCATAAAAAGTGAAAAACTAATACAAAAACTACTTGGCTTTAAATCAAAGAGATGGAGTTATGAGGAGGAGTATAGGATAATAACAGATTTTTTTGGAGAATTCTTTTACCATCCAAGCGCATTGAAATCTATCTATTTTGGGGTAAGAATGCCGGATACATTGAAAGATGAAATGGTTAATCGCCTAAAAGGTAGACAGATTAAATACTACCAACTAACTCAACAAAGGAATAGCTATCGATTTAATCGAAAATTGATAGAAGATGTTAGTAATTCAGAGGTTTCATTCATGAAACAATATACATTTTCAGATAGAGATAAAACGAAAACGGTAAATATAGAATTAATAGAAAGAGATTATTATGAGATAATAAAAAGAGGGGATGTTGTAATAAAACTGGATATGACTATTCCTAAAAAGCAGATATTGGAATTGTCAAAATATTTACATGAAAATCTTTTTTTTAAAGCAGAGAGAGTCCTAATTCAAATTTATCAGAAAAAACAAAAAAATCAAGGGGTAACTTGGGCAACAGCTAATTTAGCTGATAAAAAATGGAATATTAATATAAATGAGTTTGTATTTCAAGATATATGA
- a CDS encoding PD-(D/E)XK nuclease family protein: MDDKLIPVETVQERDIDLILLEELSSDNTFCEWLIQELSLPALLTSNGAWKSISDFGLGETDIIFSYTSILNKKIYVLIENKLDASFQKSQSDRYRERGEKYVIQRYCDEAYCILIAPQSYCNNQNDFELFVTYETIRNRFNSVDTLRNRFKSTLLKIAIEKLRRRYQPVNSEPVQKFWYSYWSYKEKHYPSLKMKEPKIVPQNSDWPALYDDNLNGIVFYHKLRKGYIDAEFKGFPVDFDNNIKGKLPKWVELIKYKNNIAIRAFTDKIESKKEFKAQLIQVEKGLKKVEELRGLIIKTLISKQNS, translated from the coding sequence ATGGATGATAAACTAATACCAGTAGAAACGGTTCAGGAAAGAGACATTGATTTGATTTTGTTAGAAGAGTTATCCTCTGACAATACTTTTTGTGAATGGCTTATCCAGGAATTAAGCCTACCCGCATTACTTACTTCAAATGGGGCGTGGAAAAGCATTTCAGATTTTGGTTTGGGAGAAACGGATATTATATTTTCCTATACTTCTATTCTCAATAAAAAAATATATGTCTTGATTGAGAATAAGTTAGATGCTTCTTTCCAGAAAAGCCAGTCAGATAGGTATAGAGAAAGAGGGGAAAAATATGTTATCCAAAGATATTGTGACGAAGCATATTGCATTTTAATTGCCCCTCAATCCTATTGTAATAATCAAAATGACTTTGAACTATTTGTAACGTATGAAACAATTAGAAATCGGTTTAATTCTGTTGATACGTTAAGAAATAGATTTAAGAGTACGTTGTTAAAAATAGCTATCGAAAAATTAAGAAGGAGGTATCAACCTGTTAATAGTGAACCTGTACAAAAGTTTTGGTATTCTTACTGGAGTTATAAGGAAAAACATTATCCCAGCCTAAAGATGAAAGAACCTAAAATAGTACCACAGAATAGTGATTGGCCAGCACTGTATGATGATAACTTAAATGGTATTGTGTTTTACCATAAATTGAGGAAAGGCTATATTGATGCTGAATTTAAGGGGTTCCCAGTTGATTTTGACAACAATATTAAGGGTAAACTACCCAAATGGGTAGAATTGATAAAATATAAGAATAATATTGCTATACGTGCCTTTACGGATAAAATAGAAAGTAAAAAAGAATTTAAAGCACAGCTTATACAGGTGGAAAAGGGGTTGAAAAAAGTTGAGGAATTAAGAGGTTTGATAATTAAAACACTTATATCTAAACAAAATTCATGA
- a CDS encoding AbiH family protein yields MNRLILLGNGFDLAHGLKTKYQDFIIDLLKKEIRKALSVGEKKRDGFKYNTTKTKEGLFLIETKVSQGVSGDNGFRRKLESITDVKGLTDLERSFGVEFSFPDNLKEGTFIDYDVMPRKKRVKYPETIIKKTYNIMKEGGRNYNWVDIEGMYYDSLLEIINVRDKKGNKMYNEDVKDNVKFLNSELDFLRNRFVEYLHEVTDIPHTVNNVAQGHFWNGFKGKFIEREIEKLELKEEDHYPQNIQILNFNYTDTIYKYGNHSNSFENREVHVDYNFIHGDIKNLDQNPIIFGYGDETDDHYDVMEKLNDNELLRHIKSFGYFKTDNYYRLLRFIEQSEGYQVFIVGHSCGLSDRVMLKRIFEHKNCKSIQIFYYEWEDEDGQKFNDYTTKTQEISRHFDNKNMMREKIVPEKHCSSMSELSLVRFPV; encoded by the coding sequence ATGAATAGACTTATACTTCTTGGAAATGGCTTTGATTTAGCTCATGGTCTCAAAACTAAATATCAGGATTTTATAATTGATTTATTAAAAAAGGAAATCAGAAAAGCTCTTAGTGTTGGAGAAAAAAAAAGAGATGGATTTAAATATAACACTACGAAAACAAAAGAAGGGCTCTTTTTAATTGAGACCAAAGTTTCACAGGGCGTTAGTGGAGATAATGGTTTTAGGAGGAAATTGGAGAGTATTACAGATGTTAAAGGACTAACTGACCTTGAAAGGAGTTTTGGGGTAGAATTTTCTTTTCCTGACAATCTTAAAGAGGGAACTTTTATTGATTACGATGTAATGCCCAGGAAAAAACGGGTTAAGTATCCGGAAACGATAATAAAGAAGACTTACAATATCATGAAGGAGGGGGGAAGGAATTATAATTGGGTAGACATTGAAGGAATGTATTATGACTCATTACTTGAAATCATCAATGTTAGAGACAAAAAAGGTAACAAAATGTACAATGAAGATGTTAAAGACAATGTAAAATTCCTTAACTCTGAATTAGATTTCCTAAGAAACAGGTTTGTTGAATATTTGCATGAAGTGACAGACATTCCTCACACTGTTAACAATGTGGCTCAGGGGCATTTCTGGAATGGATTTAAAGGAAAATTCATTGAACGAGAAATAGAAAAGTTGGAATTAAAAGAAGAAGATCATTATCCCCAAAATATTCAGATTTTGAATTTTAATTACACAGATACTATTTATAAATATGGTAATCATTCAAATTCATTTGAAAACCGAGAGGTTCATGTCGATTACAACTTCATACATGGAGATATAAAGAACTTAGACCAAAACCCTATAATCTTTGGCTATGGAGATGAAACCGACGATCATTATGATGTAATGGAAAAACTGAATGATAATGAACTTCTTAGGCATATAAAATCATTCGGATATTTTAAGACAGATAACTATTACAGGTTATTAAGATTTATTGAACAGTCAGAGGGGTATCAGGTCTTTATCGTGGGGCATTCCTGTGGACTTTCAGACAGGGTAATGTTAAAAAGAATTTTTGAGCATAAAAATTGTAAATCAATACAAATATTCTATTATGAATGGGAGGATGAGGATGGACAAAAGTTCAATGATTATACTACTAAAACTCAAGAAATATCACGACACTTTGACAATAAAAATATGATGCGAGAAAAAATTGTACCCGAAAAGCATTGTTCTTCAATGTCAGAATTAAGCCTCGTTAGGTTTCCAGTGTAG
- a CDS encoding IS3 family transposase (programmed frameshift): protein MKKTRHTETQIIKILKSQEAGQSVTDLCREHGISQATFYNWKSKFGGMDASQLKKMKEMEAELSQFKRMYADLALENNALKNLIEKKPLRPVDKRAAVGYLVKEEHLSIRRACTALNLSLSVYYYRFRSKTEDRQIIDELEKLAEAYPTYGFKKMFYLLRAKGYLWNHKRVYRVYVMMRLNIRRKRKRRLPARVKVPHIIPVNCNITWSMDFMQDTLISGKSFRTFNVIDDHNREALMIGIDTSLSARRIVRDLDKLIQWRGAPQVVRVDNGPEFTSAVFDSWARKHKIKICFIQPGKPTQNSLIERFNGSYRKEVLDAHLFFELNHVRDQTQTWLWNYNNVRPHKSLGYKTPVDFIVQRSKTRFASLIIDQHLRENTIFESASV from the exons ATGAAAAAAACACGACACACCGAAACACAGATCATCAAGATCTTAAAGTCTCAGGAAGCCGGACAGTCTGTTACAGACCTCTGCCGGGAGCATGGCATCAGCCAGGCTACTTTTTATAACTGGAAGAGTAAATTTGGAGGTATGGACGCCAGCCAACTCAAGAAAATGAAAGAGATGGAGGCAGAACTGTCTCAATTCAAGCGGATGTATGCCGATCTTGCTTTAGAAAACAATGCATTAAAAAACCTGATCGAAAAAAAGC CTCTAAGGCCTGTCGATAAACGAGCAGCAGTTGGATATTTAGTCAAAGAGGAACACTTAAGTATCCGGCGGGCCTGTACAGCACTCAACCTAAGCCTATCGGTTTACTATTATCGTTTTAGATCCAAGACAGAAGATCGACAAATCATAGATGAATTAGAGAAATTGGCTGAGGCTTATCCTACTTATGGTTTTAAAAAGATGTTTTACTTGTTACGGGCCAAAGGATATCTGTGGAACCATAAGCGGGTTTATAGGGTTTATGTAATGATGCGCCTCAACATTCGGCGAAAACGCAAGAGAAGGCTCCCTGCCCGTGTCAAAGTACCTCATATCATACCTGTGAACTGTAATATTACCTGGAGTATGGATTTTATGCAGGATACCTTGATAAGTGGGAAGAGTTTTAGAACATTTAATGTGATTGACGACCATAACAGGGAAGCTCTTATGATAGGGATTGACACTTCTTTGAGTGCCCGACGTATTGTACGGGATCTGGATAAACTCATTCAGTGGAGAGGTGCCCCTCAAGTGGTAAGGGTGGATAATGGCCCTGAGTTTACTTCAGCTGTATTTGACTCCTGGGCGCGTAAGCATAAGATCAAGATATGTTTCATACAACCAGGAAAGCCTACTCAGAACTCTTTGATAGAACGGTTTAACGGCTCTTATAGAAAAGAGGTTTTAGATGCGCATTTGTTTTTTGAATTAAACCATGTCAGAGACCAAACACAAACATGGTTATGGAATTACAATAATGTTAGGCCACACAAATCCTTGGGATATAAAACACCAGTAGATTTTATAGTACAACGAAGCAAAACGCGGTTTGCTTCCCTTATAATCGACCAACACTTAAGGGAAAATACTATATTTGAAAGTGCTTCTGTTTAG